The following are encoded together in the Dickeya lacustris genome:
- the pdeH gene encoding cyclic-guanylate-specific phosphodiesterase: MAGHTVQQNSHINQPGSETPLTREVQLTDADYWHCCHRRYRFQPIYRTSGRLMGIELLTAVFHPSAPQKFLSPEIYFTHLNVDERLDIVIEQLKLLRQWDERFVRDGLRASVNIDGVALLALQENREAKRLLAGMPWLRFELVESLASLPNDTLATLPEAGQLWLDDFGCGVANFSSLPLARYDCIKIARELFIMLLESDQGKQLFPSLVALLSTYCNEVVIEGVETQEEWDVVRQSPASAAQGYFLSRPQPFENLDALLSQL; the protein is encoded by the coding sequence ATGGCGGGACATACAGTGCAGCAAAACAGTCATATTAATCAGCCCGGCTCTGAAACTCCCTTGACCCGGGAGGTACAGTTAACGGATGCTGATTATTGGCACTGTTGTCACCGACGTTATAGGTTTCAACCCATTTACCGCACATCAGGTCGGCTAATGGGAATTGAGTTATTGACCGCTGTTTTTCACCCATCCGCGCCGCAAAAGTTTCTTTCCCCTGAAATATACTTTACCCACCTTAATGTTGATGAGCGCTTAGATATCGTAATTGAGCAGTTAAAGCTATTGCGTCAGTGGGATGAGCGTTTTGTTCGTGATGGATTGCGAGCGTCGGTGAATATTGATGGCGTTGCCCTGTTGGCATTGCAAGAGAACCGTGAAGCCAAGAGATTACTTGCCGGTATGCCGTGGTTGCGTTTTGAGCTGGTAGAGAGTTTGGCTAGCCTGCCCAATGATACGTTGGCCACATTGCCCGAAGCGGGCCAGCTGTGGTTGGATGATTTTGGCTGCGGCGTGGCGAACTTTTCCTCTTTGCCGCTGGCAAGATATGACTGCATTAAAATTGCGCGTGAACTGTTCATCATGCTGCTGGAAAGTGATCAGGGAAAACAGCTTTTCCCCTCTTTGGTCGCGTTATTGTCAACATACTGCAATGAGGTGGTGATTGAGGGTGTGGAAACGCAAGAAGAGTGGGATGTCGTCCGGCAATCTCCTGCATCTGCGGCCCAGGGGTATTTTCTCTCCCGTCCCCAACCCTTTGAAAATCTGGATGCTCTTCTTTCCCAACTCTAA
- a CDS encoding sensor domain-containing protein, whose translation MYEIIITLLIVLLGISSARSRKFQEKANAEQKKQDFLNMVFFAAEYSPSSIMIANESSEIVYVNRQFTVMSGYEPEEVIGRKTNILSSGMTNASVYEELWSTLNKGEIWNGEFINRKKNGQLYWEKASIVKIYNKASDAVQYVSIKMDITERKTQEHHDNSYNRALELLSSGAPLKDILDAIIFSVEEKNPGRIVCSVLLVDKEKRCLTLGSAPSLPGFYKNAIHNVKIADGAASFGSAAYSGKRVIAEDISTHPHWTLYKGLALYAGLRSCWSEPIFGQNKEILGVLSVYHRKVYSPTEDEIASIEKSAQLVSVAIERYRAIDMLRRSEEHYRQLAHYDSLTSLANGLTFAEQMEQAIQLSRQTGRKIALMFLDLDKFKQINDTFGHATGDLLLKEAAARMRGAVRETDTVYRRSGDEFIILLQGIKEVENTLYVADKIHHALNEPFYIEGKKLDISCSIGIALYPEHGTDSLTLAINADAAMYQAKSLGRSQTQIYHDLNTHQ comes from the coding sequence GTGTATGAAATTATAATAACCCTATTAATAGTACTCTTGGGTATTTCTTCTGCAAGGAGTCGCAAATTTCAGGAAAAAGCCAACGCCGAGCAAAAAAAGCAGGATTTCCTGAATATGGTGTTTTTCGCCGCTGAATACAGCCCTTCATCCATTATGATTGCTAATGAAAGCAGTGAGATTGTCTATGTAAACCGGCAGTTCACGGTGATGTCAGGCTATGAGCCCGAAGAAGTGATTGGGCGTAAGACAAATATATTAAGTTCCGGGATGACCAATGCCAGCGTCTATGAAGAGTTATGGAGCACGCTGAACAAGGGGGAAATCTGGAACGGCGAGTTTATTAACCGTAAGAAAAACGGGCAGTTGTATTGGGAAAAGGCCAGTATCGTTAAAATTTATAACAAGGCCAGCGATGCGGTTCAGTATGTCAGCATAAAAATGGATATTACTGAGCGCAAAACCCAGGAACACCACGATAACTCCTACAACCGTGCATTGGAGCTGCTGTCGAGCGGCGCGCCGTTGAAGGACATCCTTGATGCCATCATCTTTAGCGTTGAAGAGAAGAACCCTGGGCGGATTGTGTGTTCTGTTTTGTTAGTCGATAAAGAAAAACGTTGTCTGACGCTTGGTTCGGCACCGAGTTTGCCTGGTTTTTATAAAAATGCCATTCACAACGTGAAGATTGCCGATGGTGCCGCCTCGTTTGGTTCAGCCGCGTATAGCGGTAAACGAGTGATTGCCGAGGATATCTCTACCCATCCGCACTGGACGCTGTATAAAGGTTTGGCTCTGTATGCGGGACTACGCTCCTGCTGGTCTGAGCCTATTTTTGGCCAAAATAAAGAAATCCTTGGTGTATTGAGCGTTTACCACCGCAAGGTGTATTCGCCGACTGAGGATGAAATTGCCTCCATCGAGAAGTCGGCGCAGTTGGTGTCCGTTGCGATAGAACGCTACCGCGCAATTGATATGCTGCGTCGCAGCGAGGAACATTATCGCCAGTTGGCGCATTATGACTCATTAACTTCGCTGGCCAACGGCCTGACATTTGCCGAGCAGATGGAGCAGGCTATTCAACTTTCCCGCCAGACCGGTAGAAAGATTGCGCTGATGTTCCTTGATTTGGACAAATTTAAACAGATCAATGACACTTTTGGCCATGCGACGGGCGATTTATTACTCAAAGAGGCAGCCGCCCGTATGCGTGGTGCCGTGCGTGAAACGGATACGGTATACCGTCGCAGTGGTGATGAATTTATTATTTTGCTACAGGGGATCAAAGAGGTGGAGAACACCTTGTATGTGGCAGATAAAATTCATCACGCGTTAAATGAGCCGTTTTATATTGAAGGGAAAAAGCTCGATATCTCATGCAGCATCGGTATTGCGCTCTACCCTGAACACGGTACCGATTCTCTGACGCTTGCCATCAATGCTGACGCGGCAATGTATCAGGCGAAGTCGCTGGGACGCAGCCAGACGCAGATTTATCATGATTTGAATACACATCAGTAG
- the pdxJ gene encoding pyridoxine 5'-phosphate synthase, whose product MAELLLGVNIDHIATLRNARGTAYPDPIQAAFVAEQAGADGITVHLREDRRHITDRDVRLLRQTIQTRMNLEMAVTDEMLAIACELKPHFCCLVPEKRQEVTTEGGLDVAGQLARITSAVTQLREAGIQVSLFIDADRTQIDAAVASGAPYIEIHTGAYADAQSDVARQQEFERIRDAATYAASRGIKVNAGHGLTYHNVQPIAALPEMHELNIGHAIIGRAVMSGLAPAVAEMKTLMREARR is encoded by the coding sequence ATGGCTGAGTTGTTGTTGGGCGTAAATATCGATCATATTGCCACCCTGCGTAATGCTCGTGGTACCGCGTATCCTGACCCGATTCAGGCGGCATTTGTCGCTGAACAGGCGGGAGCGGATGGCATTACCGTCCACTTGCGTGAAGATCGTCGCCATATCACCGATCGCGATGTGCGCTTGCTACGTCAAACCATTCAGACTCGTATGAATCTGGAGATGGCGGTAACGGATGAAATGCTGGCGATAGCCTGTGAGCTGAAACCGCATTTTTGCTGTCTGGTGCCGGAAAAACGTCAGGAAGTGACGACGGAAGGCGGGCTGGATGTGGCAGGGCAGCTTGCGCGCATCACATCGGCGGTAACGCAATTACGCGAGGCGGGGATTCAGGTTTCGTTATTTATCGATGCCGATCGCACGCAGATAGATGCCGCCGTTGCCAGTGGCGCACCTTATATTGAAATTCATACCGGCGCTTATGCCGATGCGCAAAGCGATGTGGCCCGGCAACAAGAATTCGAGCGCATCCGTGATGCTGCCACCTATGCGGCGTCTCGCGGCATCAAGGTTAATGCAGGCCATGGCCTGACTTATCACAATGTTCAACCGATTGCTGCATTACCGGAAATGCACGAGTTAAATATCGGCCATGCGATTATCGGGCGTGCGGTGATGAGCGGGTTGGCTCCGGCGGTAGCGGAAATGAAAACGCTGATGCGGGAAGCGCGTCGCTAA
- the tadA gene encoding tRNA adenosine(34) deaminase TadA — protein sequence MSEPMNDDFWMRHALMLAQRAWDEGEVPVGAVLVQGDRILGEGWNRPIGRHDPTAHAEIMALQQGGAVLQNYRLLETTLYITLEPCVMCAGAMIHSRISRLVYGAADAKTGAAGSLVDILRHPGMNHHIEITTGVLAEECASLLSRFFKMRRQQQREARRAARESAG from the coding sequence ATGAGTGAGCCAATGAACGATGATTTTTGGATGCGGCATGCTCTGATGCTGGCGCAGCGCGCCTGGGATGAGGGCGAAGTGCCGGTAGGCGCAGTGCTGGTGCAAGGGGATCGCATTCTCGGTGAAGGGTGGAATCGCCCGATTGGCCGTCATGATCCAACGGCCCACGCTGAAATTATGGCCCTACAGCAAGGGGGCGCAGTATTGCAAAACTATCGCCTGTTGGAGACGACGCTCTATATTACGCTTGAGCCTTGCGTGATGTGTGCTGGCGCGATGATCCATAGCCGGATTAGCCGTCTGGTCTATGGTGCCGCAGATGCAAAAACCGGTGCGGCCGGGTCACTGGTGGATATTTTGCGCCATCCGGGGATGAACCATCATATCGAGATTACCACTGGGGTCTTGGCGGAAGAGTGTGCCTCGCTACTCAGCCGTTTTTTCAAAATGCGCCGACAACAGCAACGCGAGGCGCGACGGGCGGCGCGCGAGTCAGCCGGTTGA
- a CDS encoding YfhL family 4Fe-4S dicluster ferredoxin has translation MALLITAKCINCDMCEPECPNQAISMGNEIYEIDPLRCTECVGHYEMPTCQKVCPIDNTILKDANHQENHEQLWEKFVLLHHADQL, from the coding sequence ATGGCGCTGCTAATCACCGCTAAATGTATTAACTGCGATATGTGTGAGCCGGAATGTCCCAATCAAGCCATATCGATGGGAAATGAGATATACGAGATTGATCCGTTACGCTGCACTGAATGTGTCGGGCACTATGAGATGCCGACTTGTCAGAAAGTCTGCCCGATTGACAACACCATCCTCAAAGATGCTAACCACCAGGAAAACCACGAACAGCTGTGGGAGAAGTTCGTTTTGTTACACCATGCTGACCAACTGTAA
- a CDS encoding type I secretion system permease/ATPase, whose protein sequence is MNTHHEHPPGGEAHRLSSLHHDPRLRHDDPLLDSLLVLCQLQGKSVSRTTLTAGLPLEEQRLSVNLLPRAAKRAGLQARILKRPLDDISTLSLPAMLLLREGRAAILLGWTADGSARLMTGETEGGEIEVDRNTLQQNYLGLVLFAQPTRRIETARPSHQVDSRHWLRHMLGFSRGLYWDALAASLLINFIAVFIPLFVMHIYDRVMPNQTLTSLWVLAGGIAIALLFDVVLRTLRSLCIDSASQKTDLLFSTALFERVLGMMLQARPPRVGALAHQIRTFQTLRDTLSPALLATVLDLPFMLLTLIFLWIVGGTLVWVPLLAIPFILAINWLIQSRLTHAQAVIQQLANERQAILTESLNNLDMLKIHNAQGEKQYQWEQTCAELNQLSYRHRAWHALALHLTQYLQSLSGVIVIILGVYLFLDSKVTLGALIASYLLTNRALLTLEPLSELLNRYRHITLALEDAHQLIQLPQEHNASAYPLKRERIQGSIELRDVTFSYPEQKNRALIDINLSISPGEKVGIIGRTGSGKSSLEKLVVNLYTPTHGNVLIDGLDARQLDMADLRHHVGYVPQDIQLFHGTLRDNLICGARYIDDETMLRVAEIAGVNDFARLHPDGYNLQVGERGANLSGGQRQAVAIARALLLAPPILMMDEPTSAMDNNSEDRFKQALHPVLEDKTLLLVTHRVSMLTLVDRLIILDKGRIIADGPKAIVLDALKKGQINASH, encoded by the coding sequence ATGAATACACATCATGAGCATCCTCCTGGCGGCGAGGCGCATCGCCTTTCGTCGTTACATCACGATCCACGGCTCCGTCATGACGATCCTCTGCTTGATAGTCTGCTAGTGCTCTGCCAGCTACAGGGTAAATCCGTGAGTCGAACGACGCTGACTGCCGGGCTACCGCTGGAAGAGCAGCGCCTTTCGGTTAATTTATTGCCGCGCGCAGCAAAGCGAGCGGGGCTACAGGCTCGCATTCTTAAACGCCCTCTGGATGATATCTCCACCCTGTCACTGCCCGCCATGCTGCTATTACGCGAAGGGCGCGCGGCGATTTTGCTAGGCTGGACGGCTGATGGTTCAGCACGTTTGATGACCGGGGAAACCGAAGGTGGCGAAATTGAGGTTGATCGCAACACGCTACAGCAAAACTACCTCGGATTAGTGCTGTTTGCCCAGCCGACACGCCGTATCGAAACCGCGCGCCCGTCGCACCAGGTTGATAGCCGCCACTGGCTGCGTCATATGCTTGGCTTCTCCCGTGGACTCTATTGGGATGCGCTCGCGGCCAGTCTGTTGATTAATTTTATCGCGGTGTTTATCCCATTGTTCGTGATGCACATCTACGACCGGGTAATGCCGAATCAAACGCTCACATCGCTGTGGGTACTGGCTGGCGGCATCGCTATCGCATTGCTGTTTGATGTGGTGTTACGTACCTTGCGTAGTCTGTGTATTGATAGCGCCAGCCAAAAAACTGACCTGCTCTTTTCCACAGCGCTGTTTGAGCGGGTACTTGGCATGATGTTACAGGCTCGCCCACCAAGAGTCGGCGCGCTGGCACACCAGATCCGAACGTTTCAGACACTGCGTGACACGCTATCTCCTGCGCTATTGGCAACGGTACTCGATCTCCCTTTTATGCTGCTAACGCTTATCTTTTTATGGATCGTCGGCGGCACTCTTGTGTGGGTTCCCTTATTGGCTATTCCGTTTATTTTGGCGATAAATTGGCTCATTCAATCACGCCTCACTCATGCACAAGCGGTGATACAGCAGTTAGCCAACGAGCGTCAGGCCATCCTGACAGAAAGCCTGAATAATCTCGATATGCTCAAAATCCATAATGCGCAGGGTGAAAAGCAATACCAATGGGAACAGACCTGCGCCGAGCTCAATCAGCTCAGTTACCGCCATAGAGCCTGGCATGCGCTGGCGCTCCATCTCACACAATACCTACAGAGTCTTAGCGGCGTGATTGTCATTATCCTCGGTGTCTACCTTTTTCTAGACAGCAAAGTGACACTGGGGGCGTTGATTGCCAGCTACTTATTGACGAATAGGGCGCTACTGACGCTCGAACCGTTATCGGAGTTATTAAACCGCTATCGGCATATCACACTCGCGCTTGAAGATGCCCATCAATTGATACAACTGCCGCAGGAACACAATGCGAGCGCTTACCCACTAAAACGCGAGCGGATTCAAGGCAGCATCGAACTGCGTGACGTGACCTTCAGCTATCCTGAGCAAAAAAATCGGGCACTGATTGATATCAACCTCTCTATCTCGCCCGGTGAGAAAGTGGGGATTATTGGTCGTACCGGTTCAGGCAAGAGTTCGTTGGAAAAACTGGTCGTTAACCTGTACACGCCTACCCACGGCAACGTATTGATTGATGGTCTCGACGCCAGACAACTTGATATGGCTGATTTACGCCACCATGTCGGCTACGTGCCGCAAGATATCCAGCTTTTCCACGGTACATTGCGCGATAACCTGATCTGCGGCGCACGTTACATTGATGACGAAACGATGCTGCGGGTTGCCGAAATTGCGGGAGTCAATGATTTTGCCCGGTTACACCCCGACGGCTATAACCTACAGGTCGGTGAGCGAGGCGCGAATTTATCCGGCGGGCAGCGGCAGGCGGTGGCTATCGCCCGGGCGTTACTGCTCGCCCCCCCCATTTTGATGATGGATGAGCCGACCAGTGCGATGGACAATAACAGCGAAGATCGTTTTAAACAGGCGCTGCACCCGGTTCTCGAAGACAAGACGCTGCTGTTGGTGACGCACCGGGTTTCCATGCTAACACTCGTTGATAGGCTCATTATTCTGGATAAAGGGCGCATTATTGCCGATGGCCCGAAAGCGATTGTTTTGGATGCATTAAAAAAAGGGCAAATCAATGCGTCGCACTAA
- the murQ gene encoding N-acetylmuramic acid 6-phosphate etherase, producing MGESHTEKHDSVSALAALISERRNPASLHLDTLSTLEMVTLFNQEDQRVPLAIREVLPAIALAVDAAAASLKAGGRLIYQGAGTSGRLGVLDASECPPTFGVSPDRVVGLIAGGPGALSKAVEGAEDSASLGEADLVALNLNSHDMVIGLAASGRTPYVIGGLRYARRLGCRTAAISCNPQAPIAQEADIAISPEVGAEVLTGSTRLKSGTAQKLVLNMISTGAMVRLGKVYQNLMVDMKATNVKLMDRACRIVMDATGIDRHRAEQYLAQTDYDVKPAIVMVIMGCDALQARQRLQASNGYLREALRDENAGDENA from the coding sequence ATGGGTGAAAGTCACACTGAGAAACACGACAGCGTCTCAGCTTTGGCGGCGCTGATTTCCGAGCGACGAAATCCGGCGTCATTACATCTTGATACGCTATCCACGCTGGAGATGGTCACGCTGTTTAATCAGGAAGATCAGCGTGTTCCGCTCGCTATCCGCGAGGTTCTGCCAGCCATTGCGCTCGCTGTCGATGCGGCTGCGGCCAGCCTGAAAGCGGGGGGCAGACTGATTTATCAAGGCGCAGGCACCAGCGGGCGTCTCGGGGTGCTGGATGCCTCTGAATGCCCGCCGACTTTTGGCGTATCGCCGGATAGGGTTGTGGGGCTCATTGCAGGCGGGCCTGGCGCGTTATCAAAAGCGGTCGAGGGCGCTGAGGATTCGGCCTCTCTTGGGGAAGCTGATTTGGTGGCGCTGAATCTTAATTCGCACGATATGGTGATAGGTCTGGCAGCCTCTGGCCGCACGCCTTATGTGATTGGCGGTTTGCGTTATGCTCGTCGTCTGGGGTGCCGTACGGCGGCAATTTCCTGTAACCCGCAAGCACCGATTGCGCAGGAGGCCGACATTGCTATTTCGCCAGAAGTGGGTGCAGAAGTGCTCACCGGCTCAACCCGCCTGAAATCTGGAACCGCGCAGAAGCTGGTCTTAAACATGATTTCTACCGGTGCAATGGTGCGTCTGGGTAAGGTTTATCAAAACCTGATGGTGGACATGAAAGCCACCAACGTAAAGCTGATGGATCGCGCCTGTCGCATTGTCATGGATGCCACAGGAATAGACCGTCACCGCGCAGAACAGTATCTGGCGCAAACCGATTATGACGTCAAACCGGCGATTGTGATGGTGATAATGGGTTGTGATGCGCTTCAGGCCAGACAGCGGTTACAAGCCAGTAATGGCTATCTGCGCGAAGCGCTACGTGATGAGAACGCTGGGGATGAGAACGCGTGA
- a CDS encoding HlyD family efflux transporter periplasmic adaptor subunit: MRRTNRLDWIRTRFSERQYQSVNDVLAEQNRREDIPARLRLSTWVIVAFSLFLIIWAAFIELDEVVRVKGKTAYQSKYYNVQATQGGGLSDIYVHEGQIINTGDPLMRLENNQRALSGTHQDKTDQLFLIMSPIKGIISRLLVNSTTEQIQRGQTLAEITPLDDKLLIEAQVRPQDIDFLRPGQDATVTFTAYDYTLYGSVKAVIDVVQPEMMTSPSGDNFYLIRLHAEKNYLGNIDKPLLILPGMAASIDIVSGRKTLLSYLFLPIQLAKKGALHEK; encoded by the coding sequence ATGCGTCGCACTAATCGACTCGACTGGATTCGCACCCGTTTTTCCGAACGTCAATACCAGAGCGTGAATGATGTACTGGCAGAACAAAATCGGCGCGAAGATATCCCCGCGCGGCTTCGTCTTTCTACCTGGGTCATCGTGGCTTTCAGCTTATTTTTAATCATCTGGGCTGCGTTTATCGAACTGGATGAAGTGGTGCGCGTAAAAGGAAAAACAGCATACCAATCAAAATATTACAATGTGCAGGCGACACAAGGCGGCGGGCTGAGTGACATCTACGTACACGAAGGACAAATTATCAATACCGGCGACCCGCTAATGCGCCTGGAGAACAATCAGCGCGCACTTTCTGGCACCCACCAAGATAAAACGGATCAGCTCTTTTTGATCATGTCGCCCATTAAAGGGATTATCAGCCGTCTTCTGGTCAATAGCACGACAGAGCAGATTCAACGCGGTCAAACGCTGGCTGAAATCACACCGCTTGATGATAAGTTACTTATCGAAGCACAAGTACGCCCGCAAGATATCGACTTTTTACGCCCAGGCCAGGACGCAACCGTCACCTTTACCGCTTATGACTACACGCTTTACGGCAGTGTAAAAGCCGTCATTGATGTCGTGCAGCCAGAAATGATGACCAGTCCATCAGGAGATAATTTCTACCTCATCAGGCTGCATGCAGAGAAAAACTATCTGGGAAATATCGACAAACCGCTACTGATTCTACCGGGCATGGCCGCCAGCATTGATATCGTCAGCGGAAGAAAAACGCTGCTCAGTTACTTGTTTTTGCCTATCCAACTGGCCAAAAAAGGGGCACTACATGAAAAGTAG
- a CDS encoding tryptophan synthase subunit beta has translation MFYILRDSNGHLIRVETSPFPEMSDQLPDDSLEAIAWLNNQQAILANIERLRSSDLEMVRVLEDLIQVLITKGQINITDLPAAAQLKLIDRARTREALGGLDSLIREDEDKMF, from the coding sequence ATGTTTTACATTTTGCGTGATAGCAATGGCCATTTAATCAGGGTAGAAACATCGCCGTTTCCAGAAATGAGTGATCAGTTACCCGATGACTCGTTAGAGGCTATTGCATGGCTTAATAATCAGCAGGCTATTTTGGCGAATATTGAGCGGCTGCGCAGTAGCGATCTGGAAATGGTTCGGGTATTGGAAGACTTGATTCAGGTTTTGATAACCAAAGGGCAAATCAACATTACGGATCTTCCCGCAGCAGCACAGTTAAAACTTATTGATCGCGCACGCACGCGTGAAGCATTAGGTGGGCTGGACTCGCTGATCCGGGAAGATGAGGACAAGATGTTCTGA
- the recO gene encoding DNA repair protein RecO — translation MEGWQRAFVLHGRPYSETSLLLDLFSENEGRVRVLAKGARARRSSLKGALQPFTPLLVRWGGRGEVKTLRNAEPVSLALPLSGSLLYSGLYVNELLTRVLELETNYSALFFDYLHCLQQLAATSGSPEPALRRFELALLEHLGYGVDFLHCAGSGELVADTMTYRYRSEKGFIASLVVDNVSFTGRELQALASREFPDIDTLRAAKRFTRMALKPYLGGKPLKSRELFRQFMPKPYKAVPDEKI, via the coding sequence ATGGAAGGCTGGCAGCGCGCATTTGTCTTACATGGGCGACCTTACAGTGAAACCAGCCTGTTGCTGGATCTGTTTTCTGAGAATGAAGGCCGTGTACGGGTGCTGGCAAAAGGTGCCCGGGCGCGGCGTTCCAGCCTGAAAGGCGCGCTTCAGCCTTTTACGCCACTGCTGGTACGCTGGGGTGGGCGAGGTGAAGTGAAAACGCTGCGTAACGCTGAACCGGTTTCTCTGGCGTTGCCGTTAAGCGGTTCACTGCTCTATAGCGGTTTGTATGTGAACGAGCTGCTGACGCGCGTACTCGAACTGGAAACCAATTACTCCGCGCTGTTTTTCGATTATCTCCACTGTTTACAACAACTGGCTGCCACCAGCGGATCGCCAGAACCGGCACTGCGTCGTTTTGAGTTGGCGTTGCTGGAACATCTGGGTTATGGCGTTGATTTTCTCCACTGTGCCGGTAGCGGCGAACTCGTGGCTGATACCATGACTTATCGTTACCGTTCGGAGAAAGGCTTTATTGCCAGTCTGGTGGTCGATAATGTGAGCTTTACCGGGCGTGAATTGCAGGCGCTGGCGTCAAGAGAGTTTCCCGATATCGATACGTTGCGTGCCGCCAAACGTTTTACGCGTATGGCGCTGAAACCTTACCTTGGCGGCAAGCCACTGAAAAGTCGCGAGCTGTTTCGTCAATTTATGCCGAAACCCTATAAAGCGGTGCCGGATGAAAAGATCTAG
- the mltF gene encoding membrane-bound lytic murein transglycosylase MltF, which yields MKRLTINYFFIGVIALLLTLALWPNIPWRSHSDDQLKQILSRGELRISTVISPLTYTRNEGSPTGLDYELAKRFADYLGVKLVVSVRQNVDDLFNDLARDEADLLAAGLIYNRERLSRFRAGPAYYSVSQQLVYRMGTPRPGSLDKLQGSLTILSGSAHATTLRDLKTQQYPQLNWELTTDRSEQELLKQVAEGKLDYTIADSITIGLMQRIHPQLAVAFDLSDEEPVTWYLRQGRDDSVTAALLDFFSQSAEDGSLARLEEKYLGHVGGFDYVDTTVFLSAIDNTLPVFRPLFEKYAREIDWKLLAAISYQESHWNPLATSPTGVRGLMMLTRNTAESLDVNDRLDPQESIRGGAKYLAQMVQQVPSSIPPDERIWFALAAYNMGYAHMMDARKLTEKQQGNPDSWADVKMRLPMLSQKRYYSQTANGYARGQEAYNYVENIRRYMVSLVGYLSEKESRTRQEQLTASAYPAVPPDRLIAHSPN from the coding sequence TTGAAGCGTTTAACGATAAATTATTTTTTCATCGGGGTTATCGCTTTGCTGTTAACGCTGGCGCTGTGGCCAAACATTCCCTGGCGCAGCCATTCAGACGATCAGCTAAAGCAGATTCTTTCTCGCGGTGAACTACGAATCAGCACCGTGATATCTCCGTTGACCTATACCCGCAACGAAGGCTCCCCCACCGGACTCGATTATGAACTGGCCAAACGTTTCGCCGATTACCTCGGCGTAAAGCTGGTGGTATCGGTGCGGCAAAATGTCGATGACCTGTTTAACGATCTGGCACGTGACGAAGCTGATTTACTGGCCGCAGGCCTGATTTACAACCGTGAACGGTTAAGCCGTTTTCGCGCGGGGCCGGCGTACTATTCAGTCTCTCAGCAGTTGGTCTATCGCATGGGGACGCCGCGCCCCGGCTCTTTGGATAAGCTTCAAGGTAGCTTAACGATACTGTCCGGCTCCGCCCACGCCACCACCTTGCGCGATTTAAAAACGCAGCAATATCCTCAATTGAATTGGGAACTGACCACCGATCGGTCAGAGCAGGAATTGCTCAAACAGGTCGCAGAAGGAAAACTGGATTACACCATCGCAGACTCCATTACGATTGGCCTGATGCAACGTATCCACCCGCAATTGGCCGTTGCGTTTGATCTCAGTGACGAAGAGCCCGTTACCTGGTATCTCCGCCAGGGGCGCGATGATAGCGTTACCGCCGCGTTGCTGGATTTTTTCAGCCAGTCTGCCGAAGACGGATCGCTGGCGAGGCTGGAAGAGAAATACCTTGGTCATGTCGGCGGCTTTGATTATGTGGACACCACAGTGTTTTTAAGTGCGATAGATAACACTCTGCCGGTTTTTAGGCCGTTATTTGAAAAATATGCCCGAGAAATAGACTGGAAATTGCTGGCGGCCATCTCCTATCAGGAGTCGCACTGGAACCCGCTGGCCACCTCGCCAACCGGCGTGCGCGGGTTGATGATGTTAACCCGGAATACCGCTGAAAGTTTGGATGTCAACGACAGGCTTGACCCGCAAGAGAGTATCCGTGGCGGCGCAAAATACCTCGCCCAAATGGTGCAGCAAGTTCCCTCTTCCATTCCACCGGATGAGCGCATTTGGTTTGCACTGGCGGCCTATAATATGGGATATGCCCACATGATGGATGCGCGAAAATTGACGGAAAAACAACAAGGTAATCCAGACAGTTGGGCGGATGTCAAAATGAGGCTGCCGATGTTGAGTCAAAAACGCTATTACAGCCAAACCGCTAATGGTTATGCGCGTGGTCAGGAAGCGTATAACTATGTGGAGAATATCCGCCGTTATATGGTCAGTCTGGTCGGTTACTTGTCTGAAAAAGAGAGTCGCACTCGTCAGGAACAACTGACGGCCAGCGCCTATCCGGCCGTGCCACCGGACAGGCTCATTGCTCACTCACCCAACTGA